A single genomic interval of Gossypium raimondii isolate GPD5lz chromosome 11, ASM2569854v1, whole genome shotgun sequence harbors:
- the LOC105801203 gene encoding protein MAINTENANCE OF MERISTEMS-like yields MARLIGTDRHISDAVNNADSFQLLRGRVSVLKKAPDARLMPYLELAGFGSVALIRSSDLRFDLLSALVERWRPETFSCEECTVTLEDVALQLGLPIDGSPVTGVSSFTDPAALCYQLLGDSPEEGESYFFGIKFTWLKAKIGQLSTTATEGELMCAARAYIMHIVGGLLMPDANGDNVHLMYLPLLADLSTASSYSWGSAVLVMLYRELCRATNPDVVDMGGCLILLQSWVLYRLPFLASVSHQPWSVRPGIEKSYTVPIYRITIEQHAREEFIWMPYRKPEIANVVPSSAYVDSHIWCTSASIINFNVVEWYHGDRVLR; encoded by the exons ATGGCTCGATTGATTGGGACCGATAGACACATATCTGATGCGGTTAATAACgcg gaCTCGTTCCAATTATTAAGGGGCCGTGTGAGTGTTTTAAAGAAAGCTCCGGATGCACGATTGATGCCGTACTTGGAGCTAGCCGGATTTGGGTCAGTAGCATTGATTCGGTCCTCCGACTTGcgctttgatttattatctgcGCTAGTGGAGCGGTGGCGCCCGGAGACCTTTTCGTGCGAGGAGTGCACAGTGACCTTGGAGGATGTTGCATTGCAGCTTGGGCTCCCAATTGACGGGAGTCCCGTAACGGGAGTATCTTCATTTACCGATCCGGCTGCACTTTGTTATCAGCTCCTAGGAGACTCGCCAGAGGAGGGTGAGTCATATTTTTTTGGcataaaatttacatggctgaAAGCCAAAATTGGACAATTATCAACGACTGCCACTGAAGGTGAGTTGATGTGCGCTGCTcgagcgtacatcatgcatatcGTAGGGGGACTACTCATGCCTGATGCAAACGGCGACAATGTGCATTTGATGTACTTGCCATTGTTAGCTGATTTGTCCACTGCTAGCTCGTATAGCTGGGGCTCTGCCGTTCTAGTAATGTTGTATCGGGAGCTTTGTCGGGCGACAAACCCTGATGTTGTAGACATGGGTGGATGCCTCATACTGCTGCAGTCTTGGGTGCTCTATCGGCTGCCGTTTTTGGCATCCGTTAGTCACCAACC gtGGAGTGTTCGTCCAGGTATCGAAAAGTCGTATACTGTCCCGATATATCGTATCACGATTGAACAGCATGCCCGGGAAGAG tttatatggatgccATACCGTAAGCCAGAAATTGCAAATGTTGTACCCTCGTCTGCATACGTTGATTCCCACATATGGTGCACTAGCGCatcaattatcaatttcaacGTAGTCGAGTGGTATCACGGAGATCGGGTGCTACGATAG
- the LOC105804491 gene encoding uncharacterized protein LOC105804491: MGREVSESCIDSLLIEMVSTYCNRFYANKPELAARRIEAIGYQVGHQLSERYTMERPRFSDHLEAIKFICKDFWSELFKKQIDNLKTNHRGTFVLQDNRFRWLTRMSIDQSPENGASEDPSIMADEKAVESMHLYFPCGIIRGALSNLGIPCAVSADISNLPACSFVIRIKA; the protein is encoded by the exons ATGGGGAGAGAAGTATCAGAAAGCTGCATTGATAGCCTACTAATCGAAATGGTTTCCACATATTGCAACCGTTTTTACGCCAATAAGCCTGAGCTCGCTGCTCGTCGGATCGAAGCCATTGGGTATCAGGTTGGCCACCAGCTCTCTGAACG GTACACGATGGAGAGGCCACGTTTTAGTGATCATTTAGAGGCAATCAAGTTCATCTGCAAGGACTTTTGGTCTGAACTCTTTAAGAAGCAGATAGACAACTTGAAGACAAATCATAGA GGTACCTTTGTATTGCAAGATAATCGTTTTCGTTGGCTTACACGCATGTCAATTGATCAATCACCTGAAAATGGAGCATCTGAAGACCCTTCTATCATGGCTGATGAGAAGGCTGTGGAAAGCATGCATCTATATTTTCCATGTGGAATCATCAGGGGAGCTCTTTCAAACTTGGGAATACCTTGTGCAGTTTCCGCTGACATATCCAACCTTCCTGCAT GTTCATTTGTTATCCGAATAAAGGCTTGA